A window of the Alkalibaculum bacchi genome harbors these coding sequences:
- the rpsH gene encoding 30S ribosomal protein S8, translating to MTDPIADMLTRIRNANNAKHDTVEIPASNEKKAIAKILLEEGFIKNVEYIDDNLQGIIKIALKYGANKERIITGIKRISKPGLRVYSNKEELPKVLNGLGIAIISTSKGVVTDKVARKAGVGGEVLCYVW from the coding sequence ATGACTGATCCAATAGCAGATATGCTTACAAGAATTAGGAATGCGAACAATGCAAAACATGATACAGTAGAGATTCCAGCATCTAATGAAAAGAAAGCAATTGCAAAGATTTTATTAGAAGAGGGATTCATTAAAAATGTTGAGTATATAGATGACAATCTTCAAGGCATTATTAAAATTGCTTTGAAATATGGTGCGAACAAAGAACGTATCATCACTGGTATTAAGAGGATTTCTAAACCAGGTTTAAGAGTATACAGCAATAAAGAAGAATTGCCAAAAGTACTAAATGGCTTAGGAATCGCAATTATTTCAACATCTAAGGGTGTTGTGACGGACAAAGTTGCTAGAAAAGCAGGCGTAGGCGGAGAAGTGCTTTGTTACGTTTGGTAA
- the rplF gene encoding 50S ribosomal protein L6, with protein sequence MSRIGRLPITIPSGVTIDMNDGVVTVKGPKGQLTKEFHPDMKIELNEQELTVSRPSDKKEHRSLHGLTRSLINNMVVGVTNGFEKKLEINGVGYRAAKQGNKLTLSLGYSHPVEMIDPDGVSTAVEGTNKITVSGIDKEAVGLHAANIRSKRAPEPYKGKGIKYADEVIRRKEGKTGKK encoded by the coding sequence ATGTCTAGAATAGGAAGATTACCTATAACAATTCCATCAGGGGTTACGATTGATATGAATGACGGTGTAGTTACTGTTAAAGGACCTAAAGGTCAACTTACAAAAGAATTTCACCCTGATATGAAAATTGAGCTAAATGAACAAGAATTAACTGTGTCAAGACCTTCTGATAAGAAAGAACACAGATCGTTACACGGCTTGACAAGATCACTTATAAATAACATGGTTGTAGGTGTAACAAATGGTTTTGAGAAAAAACTTGAAATCAATGGCGTAGGATACAGAGCTGCAAAGCAAGGAAATAAATTGACTTTAAGCCTTGGTTACTCACATCCAGTAGAAATGATTGATCCAGATGGTGTTAGTACAGCAGTAGAAGGTACAAATAAAATCACTGTTTCTGGAATCGATAAAGAAGCGGTAGGTTTACATGCTGCAAATATCAGAAGCAAAAGAGCTCCTGAGCCATATAAAGGTAAAGGTATTAAATATGCGGATGAAGTAATCAGACGTAAAGAAGGTAAAACAGGCAAGAAGTAA
- the rplR gene encoding 50S ribosomal protein L18, protein MIKKPIKNKVRKGRHKRLRYKISGTTQKPRLNVFRSNSNIYAQIIDDVNGATLVAASSLDKDLKGTLESLNHKEVAKAVGKAIGEKAVSKGIESVVFDRGGYIYHGRVKELADGAREAGLKF, encoded by the coding sequence ATGATTAAAAAGCCAATAAAAAATAAAGTAAGAAAAGGTAGACATAAAAGACTGAGATATAAAATCAGCGGAACTACTCAAAAACCTCGTTTAAATGTCTTCAGAAGTAACTCGAATATTTACGCTCAAATTATTGATGACGTAAACGGAGCTACTTTAGTTGCTGCTTCTTCTCTTGATAAAGATCTAAAAGGTACTTTAGAATCCCTTAATCATAAAGAAGTAGCAAAGGCTGTTGGCAAAGCTATTGGTGAAAAAGCAGTGTCTAAAGGCATTGAGTCAGTAGTATTTGATCGTGGTGGTTATATATACCACGGACGAGTTAAAGAACTTGCAGACGGAGCAAGAGAAGCAGGACTTAAATTCTAG